A genome region from Mugil cephalus isolate CIBA_MC_2020 chromosome 13, CIBA_Mcephalus_1.1, whole genome shotgun sequence includes the following:
- the prorsd1 gene encoding prolyl-tRNA synthetase associated domain-containing protein 1, with product MSEDLRSELEKYLQTLNIQTSCVEHPPVFTVEEMMPHLQEVNGAVTKNLFLKDKKKKGLWLVSARHDHQVDLNVLAKKLGLGSGNLRFADEAAMLEKLKVGQGCATALALLFDRDRSVKFVLDQDLVEGGHALVYFHPMTNSATMGIRPQDLLLFLKETGHEPILESFQ from the exons ATGTCTGAAGATCTTCGCTCTGAACTGGAGAAATATCTCCAGACGCTAAACATCCAGACGAGCTGCGTGGAACATCCACCG GTGTTCACGGTGGAGGAGATGATGCCTCACCTGCAGGAGGTGAACGGAGCCGTCACCAAAAACCTCTTcctgaaagacaagaagaagaaaggcctCTGGCTGGTGTCGGCTCGCCATGACCACCAg GTCGACCTCAACGTCCTCGCCAAGAAGCTCGGTCTCGGCAGCGGAAACCTGCGCTTCGCAGacgaggcggccatgttggaaaAACTCAAG GTGGGTCAGGGTTGTGCGACGGCTCTGGCTCTTCTCTTCGATCGGGACCGGAGTGTGAAGTTCGtcctggaccaggacctggtGGAGGGAGGCCATGCCCTGGTCTACTTCCACCCCATGACCAACTCCGCCACCATGGGGATCCGACCCCAAGACCTGCTGCTCTTCTTAAAGGAGACTGGACACGAACCCATCCTGGAGAGCTTCCAGTAG